A window of the Xenopus laevis strain J_2021 chromosome 9_10L, Xenopus_laevis_v10.1, whole genome shotgun sequence genome harbors these coding sequences:
- the LOC108701001 gene encoding gamma-glutamylcyclotransferase — METTRVPGLLSGGDSFYYFAYGSNLLKERLFLSNHSASFHCIASLKNFRLAFGNHEDRTSSWGGGVATVVESQGDEVWGVVWKLDITNLHSLDMQEGVPDGIYEPIEINVQTAEGNLTCRCYQMKKCVFGLTSPQYKQVLCMGAKQNDLPLEYRKMLQDIETNNFSGHIPIMDQLKDAIDKLQSAVYQ, encoded by the exons ATGGAAACTACAAGAGTCCCTGGTCTCTTGTCGGGGGGAGACTCCTTCTACTATTTTGCCTACGGCAGCAATTTACTGAAAGAGCGGCTTTTTCTTTCCAACCATTCCGCTTCCTTCCACTGCATTGCCTCACTCAAG AATTTCAGGCTTGCATTTGGCAATCATGAAGACAGGACTTCATCTTGGGGAGGTGGTGTGGCTACAGTGGTTGAGAGCCAGGGAGATGAAGTCTGGGGCGTTGTATGGAAGCTGGACATTACCAACCTACATTCTTTGGACAT GCAGGAAGGTGTTCCTGATGGAATTTATGAACCCATAGAGATAAATGTTCAAACAGCTGAAGGAAATCTCACCTGTCGATGTTACCAAATGAAAAAGTGTGTATTTGGCCTTACTTCTCCACAATACAAGCAG GTCCTGTGCATGGGAGCAAAACAGAATGACTTACCACTTGAGTATCGGAAGATGCTGCAAGACATAGAAACCAACAACTTCTCTGGCCATATTCCTATCATGGACCAGCTAAAAGATGCAATTGACAAACTGCAAAGTGCTGTGTATCAGTAA